From Pseudothermotoga thermarum DSM 5069, a single genomic window includes:
- the rplX gene encoding 50S ribosomal protein L24, which yields MKLKIKKGDLVEVISGKDKGKRGKILAALPKEGKVIVQGVNIVKKHQRPIPQLREGGIIEREAPIYACKVMLVCPNCDKPTRVGMKFLEDGRKVRVCKKCGEIIDKA from the coding sequence ATGAAGTTGAAGATTAAAAAAGGAGATCTTGTAGAAGTTATTTCCGGTAAAGACAAAGGCAAACGTGGTAAAATATTGGCTGCTTTACCAAAGGAAGGAAAGGTAATCGTCCAAGGTGTAAATATAGTGAAAAAGCACCAAAGACCGATTCCACAGCTTCGCGAAGGTGGAATAATAGAAAGGGAAGCCCCAATTTACGCTTGCAAAGTCATGCTTGTTTGTCCAAACTGCGATAAGCCAACACGCGTAGGTATGAAATTCCTAGAAGATGGAAGAAAAGTGAGAGTTTGCAAAAAGTGTG
- the rplN gene encoding 50S ribosomal protein L14 → MIQKETYLDVADNSGAKKLRVIHVLGGFHKKYGTVGDIVVCSVREVVPNTGIKKGEIVRAVIVRTKKTIRRPDGTYIRFDDNAAVVLDKFNEPRGTRVFGPVAREIREKGFMKIVSLAPEVL, encoded by the coding sequence ATGATTCAAAAGGAAACGTATTTGGATGTTGCCGACAACTCTGGAGCAAAAAAATTGAGAGTTATACACGTTTTAGGCGGTTTCCACAAAAAGTACGGAACCGTAGGGGATATAGTGGTTTGTTCCGTTAGAGAAGTCGTACCAAACACGGGTATAAAGAAAGGCGAAATCGTTAGAGCTGTCATCGTGCGAACCAAAAAGACAATTAGAAGACCAGACGGTACATACATAAGGTTCGATGACAACGCAGCAGTGGTGCTCGACAAGTTCAATGAACCAAGAGGAACAAGAGTCTTTGGGCCTGTGGCTCGTGAAATACGCGAGAAAGGCTTCATGAAAATAGTTTCTCTTGCCCCAGAGGTTTTATAA
- the rpsQ gene encoding 30S ribosomal protein S17 → MPRKRLIGVVVSDKMDKTIVVKVTRKFQHPLYKKTIERSKKYHAHDEFNQCKVGDIVEIEECRPLSKTKRWRLVRILGHEEKIASQVPEEGEEV, encoded by the coding sequence ATGCCGAGAAAAAGGTTGATTGGGGTTGTTGTCAGCGATAAAATGGACAAAACAATCGTAGTTAAAGTCACAAGAAAATTTCAGCATCCTTTGTACAAGAAAACCATAGAAAGATCTAAAAAATATCACGCACACGATGAATTTAATCAATGCAAAGTTGGGGACATAGTTGAGATAGAAGAATGCCGGCCTTTGAGCAAGACAAAAAGATGGAGACTGGTAAGAATTCTCGGACATGAAGAAAAAATAGCTTCGCAAGTGCCCGAGGAGGGTGAGGAAGTATGA
- the rpmC gene encoding 50S ribosomal protein L29, whose translation MKAKELRNYTDEELKKLLEEKKKQFMELRFQHAMGQLRNTALLKEVRRDIARIKTILRERELGIRR comes from the coding sequence ATGAAAGCAAAGGAATTGAGAAATTACACAGATGAAGAACTCAAAAAATTGCTGGAAGAAAAGAAAAAACAATTCATGGAATTGAGATTTCAACATGCAATGGGTCAGTTGAGAAATACAGCCCTTTTGAAGGAAGTCAGAAGGGATATAGCAAGGATCAAGACAATTCTTCGTGAAAGAGAGCTTGGTATAAGGAGGTAA
- the rplP gene encoding 50S ribosomal protein L16 translates to MLMPKRVKYRKQQRGRMKGEAKGGTTVAFGEWGLKALAPAWITSQQIEAGRLAIMRYLKKSGKIWIRVFPDKPYTKKPAESRMGKGKGNVEGWVSVVKPGKIIFEVAGVDEQTAKEALQYAASKLPIPTKIVARNPLGGEPA, encoded by the coding sequence ATGCTGATGCCAAAAAGGGTTAAATACAGAAAACAGCAACGCGGAAGAATGAAAGGCGAAGCAAAAGGTGGAACAACTGTTGCCTTTGGAGAATGGGGATTAAAAGCCCTCGCTCCGGCTTGGATAACATCTCAACAAATAGAAGCAGGAAGGCTTGCCATAATGAGGTATCTGAAAAAATCAGGTAAGATTTGGATCAGAGTGTTTCCGGATAAACCGTACACCAAAAAGCCGGCTGAAAGCAGGATGGGTAAAGGAAAGGGAAACGTTGAAGGATGGGTCAGCGTCGTCAAACCTGGCAAAATTATTTTCGAAGTTGCAGGTGTAGACGAACAAACAGCCAAAGAGGCATTGCAATACGCAGCTTCAAAATTGCCGATCCCCACAAAAATAGTTGCCAGAAACCCACTCGGGGGTGAGCCGGCATGA
- the rpsC gene encoding 30S ribosomal protein S3 — MGQKVHPRGFRLGISADWQAQWFNEKDYASWLLEDEKIREIVKKTYGQAGISEVFIERAGNEAVTITIKTARPGMIIGKKGAEIGKFREDLEKLLNRRVVINVEEVKTPETDARLVAETLASRIEKRASYKRAMKRAISDALRKGALGIKVMVAGRLAGAEIARREWYLSGRLPLQKVKAIIDYGTAIAKTKYGTIGVKVWIYKGDVQT; from the coding sequence GTGGGTCAGAAAGTACATCCCAGGGGATTTAGGCTTGGTATAAGTGCAGATTGGCAAGCACAATGGTTCAACGAGAAAGACTACGCTTCTTGGTTGCTGGAAGACGAAAAAATAAGGGAGATTGTTAAAAAGACTTATGGTCAAGCTGGCATAAGTGAAGTCTTCATAGAAAGAGCTGGAAATGAAGCAGTAACGATCACCATAAAAACTGCCCGCCCAGGTATGATCATAGGCAAGAAAGGGGCGGAAATCGGAAAGTTCAGAGAAGATCTTGAAAAGCTTTTAAATAGACGTGTCGTGATAAACGTTGAAGAGGTTAAGACGCCCGAGACTGATGCAAGATTGGTTGCAGAAACTTTGGCATCGAGAATAGAAAAAAGAGCTTCTTACAAAAGAGCTATGAAAAGAGCCATCTCTGACGCGCTAAGAAAAGGTGCTCTTGGGATCAAAGTTATGGTTGCTGGAAGACTTGCTGGTGCTGAAATAGCCAGAAGAGAATGGTACCTAAGTGGCCGCTTGCCTTTGCAAAAAGTCAAGGCGATTATCGACTACGGTACAGCGATAGCAAAAACAAAATATGGAACCATAGGAGTTAAAGTTTGGATTTACAAAGGTGATGTTCAGACCTGA
- the rplV gene encoding 50S ribosomal protein L22 gives MSNETDKKRPKRSVQKRQEEQNQQKPIEVSATGKYLRLSPRKARCVINAIRGKTVAEALQILQMSPKKAARLVEKVLQSAIANAENNAKLDVSSLYISHCVVNDGPRLKRIWYRGRGRADIIQKRMCHITVKLKPIETKA, from the coding sequence ATGTCCAATGAAACGGACAAAAAAAGACCAAAGAGATCTGTCCAAAAAAGACAAGAAGAACAAAACCAGCAAAAACCTATTGAAGTTAGCGCAACCGGAAAATATTTAAGACTATCACCTAGAAAGGCAAGGTGCGTAATCAACGCAATAAGAGGCAAAACCGTAGCTGAAGCACTACAAATTCTTCAAATGTCACCAAAAAAAGCCGCAAGGTTAGTTGAAAAAGTTTTACAGTCTGCCATTGCAAATGCCGAAAACAACGCAAAACTCGATGTAAGCTCTCTTTATATCTCACATTGTGTTGTGAATGATGGTCCACGTTTGAAGAGAATATGGTACCGTGGTCGCGGAAGAGCTGATATAATTCAAAAGCGAATGTGCCACATAACTGTGAAACTCAAACCTATTGAAACAAAAGCTTAA
- the rpsS gene encoding 30S ribosomal protein S19, translating to MARSKKKGPYVDPKLLKKIRILNETGEKKIIKTWSRASTIVPEMVGHTIAVHNGLKHIPVYITENMVGHRLGEFALTRRFGGHADKKAATKGQVK from the coding sequence ATGGCTCGTTCCAAGAAAAAGGGCCCTTATGTCGATCCAAAACTTTTGAAAAAAATAAGGATACTGAACGAGACAGGGGAGAAAAAGATCATAAAAACTTGGAGTAGAGCTTCTACAATCGTGCCAGAAATGGTTGGACATACGATAGCTGTACACAACGGTTTGAAACACATACCTGTTTATATAACCGAAAATATGGTTGGACATAGACTTGGAGAATTTGCTCTTACCAGAAGGTTCGGTGGACACGCCGATAAAAAAGCCGCGACGAAAGGTCAAGTTAAGTAA
- the rplB gene encoding 50S ribosomal protein L2, whose product MGLKKFKPVTPGRRFMVIPDFSEITKTEPEKSLIVPLKKTGGRNHHGRITVRFRGGGHKRMYRIIDFKRDKIGIPARVEAIEYDPNRTARIALLLYADGERRYILAPNGLQVGDIVMSGPDAEIKPGNALPLEKIPLGTLVHNVEFRPGSGGKIARAAGTYCQVMAKEGDYALLRMPSGELRKIHIKCYATIGVVGNEDHKNEVDGKAGRPRWKGRRPHVRGMVMNPVDHPMGGGEGRGKGQHPVTPWGIPTKGYKTRRGKRPSDKFIVRRRNET is encoded by the coding sequence ATGGGTCTTAAGAAATTCAAACCCGTCACACCTGGTAGAAGGTTCATGGTAATACCTGACTTTTCCGAAATAACCAAAACCGAGCCCGAAAAATCCCTTATAGTACCTTTGAAGAAAACAGGTGGAAGAAATCATCATGGTCGCATAACCGTAAGATTTCGAGGCGGCGGACATAAACGAATGTACAGAATCATCGACTTCAAACGCGATAAAATAGGAATTCCCGCCAGAGTGGAAGCAATAGAGTACGATCCGAATAGAACAGCTAGAATTGCCCTTTTGCTTTACGCCGATGGCGAGAGACGCTATATTTTGGCTCCAAATGGCCTTCAGGTTGGAGACATTGTCATGAGTGGTCCTGATGCTGAGATAAAACCGGGAAATGCTCTGCCACTTGAAAAAATTCCACTTGGTACTCTCGTTCACAACGTTGAATTTAGACCTGGTTCTGGTGGAAAAATTGCCAGGGCAGCCGGTACATATTGCCAAGTCATGGCAAAGGAAGGAGATTATGCACTTCTTAGAATGCCATCGGGAGAGCTACGAAAGATTCACATCAAATGCTATGCCACGATTGGTGTTGTGGGCAACGAAGATCACAAAAACGAAGTAGATGGAAAAGCTGGAAGACCTCGTTGGAAAGGTCGAAGACCTCATGTTAGAGGTATGGTTATGAACCCTGTCGATCACCCAATGGGTGGAGGAGAAGGTAGAGGAAAAGGACAACACCCAGTTACTCCTTGGGGTATTCCAACGAAGGGTTACAAGACTAGACGTGGTAAGAGACCATCAGACAAGTTCATAGTCAGAAGACGCAACGAAACATAA
- the rplW gene encoding 50S ribosomal protein L23 encodes MKTEKLTVYDVIIRPIITEKSMNLRAQNKYVFEVHPSANKSMIKQAVETIFNVKVKSVNVSNVKPKPKRRGLFEGKTRSWKKAVVTLEEGYTIKELEGQQ; translated from the coding sequence ATGAAAACTGAAAAACTAACTGTCTACGATGTCATCATCAGACCAATAATTACAGAAAAGAGCATGAACCTTAGGGCACAGAACAAGTATGTCTTTGAGGTCCATCCTTCTGCCAACAAAAGTATGATAAAACAAGCTGTTGAAACCATTTTCAACGTTAAAGTCAAAAGCGTAAACGTTTCAAACGTGAAACCAAAACCGAAAAGAAGGGGACTGTTTGAGGGTAAAACAAGATCATGGAAAAAAGCCGTAGTTACACTTGAAGAAGGCTATACAATTAAGGAACTGGAAGGTCAACAATGA
- the rplD gene encoding 50S ribosomal protein L4 has translation MAVIDLYNVKGQKIGTREISDEVFNIDPNYDVMWRYVDYQLSLRRAGTASTKTRGEVSGGGRKPWPQKHTGRARHGSIRSPIWRHGGVAHGPKPRDWSKKLPKKMKKLALRSALSQRFREGNLIVVDDIKLEKPSTKEMIGILKNLGLDGQKVLIVLPWKNPEYENVKLSARNLETVKVIIADNPGARREDERAIRIDGLNVYDIMNHDKLVLAWDTVVKIEEVLK, from the coding sequence ATGGCTGTAATAGACCTGTACAACGTGAAAGGACAGAAAATCGGAACAAGAGAAATCAGCGATGAAGTTTTCAACATTGATCCTAATTACGACGTAATGTGGCGGTACGTTGATTATCAATTATCCTTGCGCAGAGCTGGTACTGCCAGTACAAAAACCCGCGGCGAAGTCAGCGGAGGTGGCCGCAAACCTTGGCCACAGAAACATACGGGAAGGGCTAGACACGGTTCCATTAGATCACCAATATGGCGCCACGGTGGAGTGGCACATGGTCCAAAACCAAGAGATTGGAGCAAGAAACTTCCAAAGAAGATGAAAAAGCTTGCTTTGAGATCCGCTTTATCACAAAGATTTAGGGAAGGTAACCTAATCGTCGTCGATGATATAAAACTTGAGAAACCTTCGACTAAAGAAATGATAGGAATACTTAAAAACCTTGGTTTAGACGGACAAAAGGTTTTAATTGTTCTACCTTGGAAAAATCCAGAGTATGAAAACGTGAAGCTTTCCGCCAGGAACTTAGAAACCGTCAAAGTCATCATCGCTGATAATCCTGGGGCAAGGCGCGAAGATGAAAGAGCCATTCGAATAGATGGTCTGAACGTATACGATATAATGAACCACGACAAATTGGTCCTAGCATGGGACACGGTAGTGAAAATCGAGGAGGTGCTCAAATGA
- the rplC gene encoding 50S ribosomal protein L3: MAKMILGKKIGMTTLFKDNVAIPVTVILAGPCYVIQKKTTATDGYSAVQIGFDLAKKVNKPMAGHFAKAGVKPLRFLKELRLNDDSEVEKYQIGQEIKVDIFKEGEKVDVIGWTKGRGFAGAIKRWGFSGGPRSHGSKFHRELGSLGQHTEPAKIFKGKKMPGRYGNERVTIHNLEVVKVDPENNLLVVKGSVPGARGSLVIIRSPKKVRV; this comes from the coding sequence ATGGCGAAAATGATCTTGGGAAAGAAAATTGGTATGACAACTTTGTTCAAGGACAACGTGGCAATACCAGTTACCGTCATATTGGCTGGTCCTTGCTATGTTATTCAAAAGAAAACAACAGCAACAGATGGATATTCTGCTGTTCAAATAGGCTTTGATCTAGCGAAAAAAGTCAACAAACCGATGGCTGGCCATTTTGCCAAAGCCGGTGTAAAACCTTTGAGATTTTTGAAAGAGCTTCGCTTAAACGATGATTCTGAAGTTGAAAAGTATCAAATAGGTCAAGAAATAAAGGTTGATATATTCAAAGAAGGCGAAAAAGTCGATGTCATCGGTTGGACAAAAGGTAGAGGATTTGCCGGAGCAATTAAGCGTTGGGGCTTTTCCGGTGGACCAAGATCTCACGGTTCGAAATTTCACAGAGAACTAGGTTCATTGGGACAACACACAGAGCCAGCAAAAATCTTCAAAGGTAAGAAGATGCCTGGTCGATATGGTAACGAACGAGTGACCATACACAACCTAGAAGTCGTGAAAGTGGATCCTGAAAACAACCTGTTGGTAGTTAAGGGCTCGGTACCAGGTGCAAGGGGTAGTTTGGTTATAATAAGAAGTCCAAAGAAGGTCCGAGTGTAA
- the rpsJ gene encoding 30S ribosomal protein S10, whose translation MPGQRIRIKLKAYDHKVLDESAKKIVEVARATNAKISGPVPLPTERTLYVVLRSPHKHKDSREQFEKCVHKRLIDIIDPSPKTIDALMKINLPAGVDVEIKL comes from the coding sequence ATGCCTGGACAAAGAATCAGAATAAAACTTAAAGCTTACGATCATAAAGTTCTTGACGAGTCGGCTAAGAAAATCGTAGAGGTTGCAAGAGCCACGAATGCAAAGATATCTGGACCCGTTCCTCTGCCGACGGAACGAACTTTGTACGTTGTGTTGAGATCACCACACAAGCACAAAGACTCGAGAGAACAATTTGAAAAGTGCGTTCATAAAAGACTTATCGATATAATCGATCCTTCGCCGAAAACTATCGATGCGTTGATGAAAATAAATCTTCCAGCAGGCGTCGACGTAGAGATCAAACTCTGA
- the tuf gene encoding elongation factor Tu, with amino-acid sequence MAKEKFVRTKPHVNVGTIGHIDHGKTTLTAAMTKYLSFKGLAQYVPYDQIDKAPEEKARGITINITHVEYQTEKRHYAHIDCPGHADYIKNMITGAAQMDGAILVVAATDGPMPQTREHVLLARQVNVPSMVVFLNKVDAVDDPELIDLVEMEVRELLTKYQYPGDEVPVIRGSALLAMQAEDPNDPAFKPIQELLDALDNYIPEPVREVDKPFLMPIEDVFSITGRGTVVTGRIERGRIRPGDEVEIVGLSFEKKRTVVTSVEMFRKELDEGIAGDNVGCLLRGIDKDEVERGMVIAAPGTVTPHTTFVANVYVLKKEEGGRHTPFMKGYRPQFYIRTADVTGEIIELGNNAEMVMPGDNAMLTIKLIYPVAIEKGMRFAIREGGKTVGAGVVAEIIE; translated from the coding sequence ATGGCTAAGGAAAAATTTGTGAGAACAAAACCGCATGTCAACGTTGGTACAATTGGTCACATCGACCACGGTAAAACTACCTTGACGGCAGCTATGACAAAGTACTTGTCCTTCAAGGGACTTGCCCAATACGTACCGTACGATCAAATCGACAAGGCACCGGAAGAAAAAGCAAGAGGTATAACCATCAACATCACACACGTTGAATATCAGACGGAAAAAAGGCACTACGCACACATCGATTGTCCTGGACACGCTGACTACATAAAGAACATGATCACCGGTGCAGCTCAAATGGACGGAGCAATCTTGGTTGTCGCAGCAACAGATGGTCCAATGCCACAGACAAGAGAACACGTGCTGCTTGCAAGACAGGTTAACGTTCCTTCTATGGTCGTGTTTTTGAACAAAGTCGACGCTGTTGATGACCCAGAACTGATTGATTTAGTGGAGATGGAAGTTAGAGAACTTTTGACAAAATATCAATATCCTGGCGACGAAGTTCCTGTTATTCGCGGTTCTGCTTTGTTGGCAATGCAAGCAGAAGATCCAAATGATCCTGCGTTCAAACCGATTCAGGAACTTTTGGATGCTCTTGACAACTACATTCCTGAGCCTGTAAGAGAAGTCGATAAACCGTTCTTGATGCCAATAGAAGACGTTTTCTCGATAACTGGCCGTGGAACAGTTGTCACCGGAAGAATTGAGCGCGGAAGAATTAGACCCGGTGATGAAGTGGAAATAGTTGGACTAAGCTTTGAAAAGAAGAGAACAGTTGTCACGAGCGTCGAAATGTTCAGAAAAGAACTCGATGAAGGAATTGCAGGTGACAACGTTGGATGCTTGCTGAGAGGTATTGACAAAGACGAAGTCGAGCGCGGCATGGTTATTGCAGCTCCCGGTACTGTTACACCACACACAACATTCGTTGCAAACGTCTACGTCTTGAAGAAAGAAGAAGGTGGACGCCACACACCATTCATGAAAGGCTACAGACCGCAGTTCTACATAAGAACAGCGGACGTAACGGGAGAAATTATTGAACTTGGAAACAACGCGGAAATGGTCATGCCTGGAGACAACGCCATGCTTACGATCAAGCTGATATACCCAGTTGCAATCGAAAAAGGAATGCGATTTGCTATACGTGAAGGTGGAAAGACAGTTGGAGCAGGCGTTGTTGCTGAAATCATCGAGTAA
- the fusA gene encoding elongation factor G, whose translation MMDYEKIYLPLEKIRNIGIMAHIDAGKTTTTERILYYTGRKHVLGSVDEGTATMDWMIQEKERGITITAAATTCFWKGHRINIIDTPGHVDFTIEVERALRVLDGAIAVFDATAGVEPQTETVWRQANKYGVPRIAFMNKMDKIGADFFMSIKSMVERLHTKPVPIQIPIGSEKDFVGVIDLVRMKAIYWESEDGSVFIEKEIPAYLIDKAEEVREEMISALAEEDDEILELYLNEGEIPEEKIKSAIRKLTIQNKIVPVLCGAAARNKGIQPLLDAVVDYLPSPLDIPPAKGFTLDGKEIEIPPSIDHDFVGLAFKIQTDPYVGKLTYVRVYAGKLEKGSYVYNSTKQVRERVSRLVFMHADRREDVDVVRAGDIVGIVGMKSTTTGDTLCTGTPVLLEKIDFPEPVISIAVEAVTHDDEEKMMKAINALAEEDPTLRVSVDKESGQIILSGMGELHLEIVTDRLKREFNVNVRTGKPQVAYRETIRKAAEAEGKYIRQTGGRGQYGHVIMRFEPLPLNENKIFEFIDKTVGGVIPKEYIPAIEEGVKEAMATGIVAGYPMVGIRAILLDGSYHEVDSSEMAFKIAASLAFKNAVKQCDPVLLEPIMKVEIVTPEEYVGGIIADLNSRRAQIVALETRGNLRVIRALAPLSELFGYATVLRSLSQGRASHVVQFSHYQEMPEKILEKVLKAV comes from the coding sequence ATTATGGACTACGAGAAAATCTATTTGCCACTTGAAAAGATTCGCAACATAGGAATAATGGCTCACATAGATGCCGGTAAAACAACAACCACGGAGCGCATACTTTATTACACCGGCAGAAAGCACGTGCTTGGAAGCGTCGACGAAGGAACTGCAACAATGGATTGGATGATCCAAGAAAAAGAACGTGGTATAACCATAACTGCCGCTGCAACGACATGTTTTTGGAAAGGACATCGAATTAACATTATAGATACGCCCGGGCATGTGGATTTTACCATTGAGGTTGAAAGAGCTTTGAGAGTGCTCGATGGCGCTATAGCAGTCTTCGATGCAACGGCAGGAGTTGAGCCACAAACTGAAACTGTTTGGCGGCAAGCAAACAAATACGGCGTTCCACGAATTGCTTTCATGAACAAGATGGACAAAATTGGTGCGGACTTTTTTATGTCGATAAAAAGCATGGTTGAACGCCTTCACACAAAACCAGTACCAATTCAAATACCAATTGGTTCTGAAAAAGACTTTGTTGGAGTTATCGACCTTGTGCGGATGAAAGCGATATATTGGGAAAGTGAAGACGGATCTGTTTTCATCGAAAAAGAAATACCGGCTTATTTGATAGATAAAGCCGAAGAAGTGCGAGAAGAGATGATATCAGCTCTTGCAGAAGAAGACGATGAAATTTTGGAATTGTATCTAAACGAAGGAGAAATACCAGAGGAAAAAATCAAATCCGCCATAAGAAAGCTGACAATTCAAAACAAAATAGTTCCAGTCTTATGCGGAGCGGCTGCTAGAAATAAGGGTATCCAACCACTTTTAGATGCTGTGGTTGATTACTTACCATCGCCACTTGACATTCCACCTGCCAAAGGTTTCACACTCGATGGAAAAGAAATTGAAATACCACCATCAATCGACCATGATTTTGTTGGGCTTGCATTTAAAATACAAACAGATCCTTATGTTGGCAAACTTACTTATGTTCGTGTTTACGCTGGAAAACTTGAAAAAGGCAGTTACGTATACAATTCAACCAAACAAGTTCGCGAGAGAGTATCAAGACTTGTTTTCATGCACGCAGATAGAAGAGAAGACGTTGATGTGGTCAGAGCAGGAGATATAGTTGGAATCGTGGGCATGAAGAGCACAACGACCGGGGATACACTGTGTACGGGAACACCAGTTTTGCTCGAAAAAATCGACTTTCCAGAACCGGTTATATCCATTGCTGTTGAAGCTGTTACGCATGACGATGAGGAAAAAATGATGAAGGCGATAAATGCCCTTGCAGAGGAAGACCCAACCCTACGCGTTTCAGTTGACAAAGAAAGCGGTCAAATAATACTCTCGGGAATGGGCGAGCTTCACCTTGAAATAGTAACAGATCGTCTTAAGAGAGAATTCAACGTCAATGTGAGAACCGGTAAACCTCAAGTTGCATACCGTGAAACCATACGCAAAGCTGCTGAAGCTGAAGGTAAGTACATTCGCCAAACTGGTGGTCGCGGTCAATATGGTCACGTTATCATGAGGTTTGAACCTTTACCGCTGAATGAGAATAAAATCTTTGAATTTATCGATAAAACCGTTGGAGGAGTTATTCCAAAGGAATACATACCAGCTATAGAAGAAGGAGTAAAAGAAGCCATGGCAACAGGAATCGTAGCTGGATATCCAATGGTTGGAATAAGAGCAATACTGCTAGATGGATCATACCACGAAGTTGACTCATCCGAAATGGCTTTCAAAATAGCAGCAAGCTTGGCTTTTAAAAACGCCGTAAAGCAATGTGATCCTGTTCTTCTGGAGCCAATCATGAAAGTTGAAATAGTTACGCCGGAAGAATACGTTGGTGGAATAATCGCTGATTTGAACTCAAGAAGGGCACAAATCGTTGCACTAGAAACTAGAGGCAACTTGAGAGTAATAAGAGCACTGGCTCCTCTTTCTGAGCTATTTGGCTATGCAACTGTACTGAGATCTTTGAGCCAAGGTAGAGCAAGTCATGTTGTACAATTCTCACACTATCAAGAAATGCCAGAGAAAATCCTTGAAAAAGTACTTAAAGCGGTCTAA
- the rpsG gene encoding 30S ribosomal protein S7, giving the protein MRRRRAKIRQIAPDPVYGDVLVAKFINKIMWDGKKTVAQKIVYRAFDYIKQKLGKDPLEVFKQAVENVKPVLEVRPRRVGGATYQVPIEVQEPRRTSLALKWIIEAARAKKGKPMYLKLGEELIAAYQGTGAAIKKRDDVHKMAEANRAFAHLRW; this is encoded by the coding sequence GTGAGGCGAAGACGCGCGAAAATTAGACAAATAGCACCTGATCCTGTTTACGGTGATGTTTTAGTGGCAAAGTTTATCAATAAAATCATGTGGGATGGCAAAAAAACTGTAGCTCAAAAAATTGTTTACCGTGCCTTTGACTACATCAAGCAAAAGCTTGGTAAAGATCCATTGGAAGTTTTCAAGCAAGCTGTTGAAAATGTCAAACCAGTCTTGGAAGTCAGACCAAGACGTGTGGGAGGAGCAACTTACCAAGTTCCAATAGAAGTTCAAGAACCACGTCGGACCTCTTTGGCTTTGAAATGGATAATCGAAGCAGCTCGCGCAAAGAAAGGAAAGCCAATGTATTTAAAACTTGGTGAGGAATTGATAGCTGCTTACCAAGGCACAGGAGCAGCAATCAAGAAAAGAGACGACGTTCACAAAATGGCTGAAGCAAACAGAGCGTTTGCACATCTGCGGTGGTGA
- the rpsL gene encoding 30S ribosomal protein S12, with protein MPTINQLIRFGREEKVRKSKAPALRGNPQKRGVCIRVTTMTPKKPNSALRKIARVRLSNGIEVTAYIPGIGHNLQEHSVVLVRGGRVKDLPGVRYKIIRGALDAAGVENRKQSRSKYGAKRPKK; from the coding sequence ATGCCGACGATAAATCAGCTTATCAGGTTCGGTAGGGAAGAGAAGGTAAGAAAATCTAAAGCACCTGCACTAAGAGGCAACCCACAAAAACGTGGTGTTTGTATCCGTGTCACAACGATGACTCCAAAGAAACCAAACTCTGCTTTGAGAAAAATCGCAAGGGTTAGGCTGTCGAACGGCATAGAAGTTACAGCCTATATACCTGGTATCGGTCATAACTTGCAGGAACACTCTGTTGTTCTTGTAAGAGGAGGAAGGGTTAAAGACCTACCAGGAGTAAGATACAAGATAATCAGAGGAGCATTGGACGCAGCTGGTGTTGAAAACAGAAAACAGTCTCGCAGCAAATACGGTGCAAAGAGACCCAAGAAATAA